In one window of Dermochelys coriacea isolate rDerCor1 chromosome 3, rDerCor1.pri.v4, whole genome shotgun sequence DNA:
- the LOC122459610 gene encoding sterile alpha motif domain-containing protein 12-like, whose protein sequence is MESWAHNGTEAQPVGSPFTETDSEGARAPLGHGLARGRKPVAQWTVPEVCAWLSSRALGAQGPLVQAARSHAISGRALLRLTEGTLQRMGVVPGCQCRQVLQEVLQLRIQQEVQELLDFADGQKAAGNV, encoded by the exons ATGGAGAGCTGGGCCCACAATGGCACAGAGGCGCAGCCTGTGGGTTCCCCCTTCACTGAGACT GACTCAGAGGGGGCCCGAGCGCCCCTGGGCCATGGGCTGGCCAGGGGCAGGAAGCCGGTGGCCCAGTGGACAGTGCCCGAGGTGTGCGCTTGGCTGAGCAGCAGGGCATTGGGGGCACAGGGCCCACTGGTGCAGGCGGCACGTAGCCACGCCATCTCGGGGAGGGCACTGCTGAGGCTGACGGAGGGGACGCTGCAGAGGATGGGAGTTGTGCCCGGGTGCCAGTGCCGGCAGGtcctgcaggaggtgctgcagctgCGCATACAGCAggaggtgcaggagctcctggaCTTCGCTGATG Gtcaaaaggctgctggaaatgtataa